In Panicum virgatum strain AP13 chromosome 5K, P.virgatum_v5, whole genome shotgun sequence, the genomic window CTGCCTGAATCTGCTCGTGGAAAGCTACGACAACGCTATTTTGGCCCTTATCAGATTACTGAGAAGATCAATGCAGTGGCCTTCCGCTTGGCTTTGCCCCCTGGTTCCCGCCTGCACAATGCATTCCATGTTGGCCTCTTGAAGAAGTTTGTGGGTCAGCCACCAGAGCTTCCTCCCCCGTTACCACCAACCCATAATGGTGCAATTGTTCCTGTCCCTTCTCAGGCGCTAAAGACACGACTGTATCGGGGCGTTCGTCAGATTTTGGTTCAGTGGGAGGGTCTTCCTCCGTCTTCAGCTTCATGGGAGGATCTGTCGTCGTTCCAGGAGCGGTATCCTTCATTTCAGCTTGAGGACAAGCTGTTGCTCGAGGGGGGGAGAGATGTTATGTGGGGCAAACACTATGTTAGGCGTCCAAAGAATGTGGCCGGTTAGTTGTCAAGTATCTTCGTTGGTTTTAGATCGAGTCGAGTCCGGTTGATTAGCTGGTTTGGTTCAGGTTGTTAGAGATTGAGATAGAGTCGGTTTGTCAGGTTTGTTAGCGTGAGTCGGAGTCAGGATAGGATAGAGATTTGGTTAGTTGGTAAAGAGTTGTTGTACGGGATATATATATCCCCAACCATGTAATCTCTTGATCAATCAATATACAAGTACTTTCCTCTACCACCTCCAAACCAACAAGCGCAGAGCAGGGAACCAACGAGTTCTCCCCTCTGTTGTCAACTATCGGCTGGGGTAACCCCTGGCCATTACAATTGAAAACtgaattatttaaaaaaaatctttttatCAGCATATTTAAATTTAACAGCCCAGTCACTGCACAAAATAGAACCCTAAAATCGCCGATATGCATATTACCACTCAAGAAACATGTCTGGTTCTCTACATAAGCAGATAACTTTAACCTTGTCCTTTACAGTACAATGACTACTGCAAGTTGCAGTCATCCCTATTTCCACAACATATAGTTAAAATGGAGATCGCCATGCCAAATTAAACACACATAAATGACAGCTCAAGCACAACTGCTTTTATATGCCACACGTGATGACATTTCAACTAGTAATCTTTTGACTTTTGAGAGGGTGAGTAAATTATATGAGTGGTTAATTTGATTTGTCCAAAAAAAGCAAATATTCCAGTAGATTTGAGAACCTTCAGGTTAAAGTTGAACTAGCTCATAACACAGGACCTATTGATGTTCCAGCACAAAACTGACTCACATATCAAGGTATGGTAGCACATATACGGTTGAAGCTATCATGATCAGAAGCAACAATGAAAGTTCATGTATGGACAATAGATTCCAATATTCCCAACATATCTTTGAGGCCAGATTTTGAATACTTCAGAAATTGCAATAGCAATACTGATCTAAATTAACATATATTTCCATCAACTGACACCAGATTTCATTATCATAAAAAACTAATCAGAGATTTAAGAGAGAAAATGGCACTATTTTGCATCTCCGTCTCAAATATTTGAAGATACCTTGCTGTGCCTTCTACTATTTCCCTCAATAAAACTAACATCAACCATGTGATTTATTCTGCTAATCTTCCTTCAGAGAAAACATAATAAAACACAAAATACTATGTCAACAATGCCAAGTCGCCTAAAACTGTTCATACAAAACTTTACAAATGTTAGCAATGGTGCCAAATGATAACATCTGATGCAAACATGGGAGTAAGCTGCTTCCGAGCACCATTGGCATTGGCAATCACACACTTAGTTTCTTTAATAATATGGCTATCCACATGAAACTGAATATGGAGATCCTTAATGAATTGTCATTCCAGACCCAAAAAACGAGATGATTGGGTCTTTAGTTTACTCAGTCATGCAAAATTTAATGAGATCCAAACATATATCACATATGCTACAATAAAACATGATCTGGCACTTCGCTTCAGCAAAATATTGCACACAACATAAGCTGCTGAGATGAGTAAACCAACCTCATTTTGTGAACTTCTAGGCTGCATGCTACGGAGAAGCATCCATGGCACCATTGTTTTGCTCTTCACCACCAACATCCTCCAATATCTTATCATCACCAACAACCCCATCTTCCTCCACACCaccctcatcctcatcctcatcctcgtccTCATCACTGAGACTAGCAATCTCCGCTCGTGCCTTCTCCAAAATCTCTCTCCACTTTGCATCGAGGTCCCTTTGCAAATCCCTCCTCATTTGCTCCACCTCGGCCATGTGCCGCCTCTTGCTACTCTCTATCCTCGCAAAAACGTCTGCAAACTTCTGAATCGACTCCGTGAGAGCCATGAACCCGTCCCGATTCCCTTCGACAGCGCTAATTTTCTGCGGTTCAGGTTCACCGAATTCTGCTACCAGCCCCGTAACTCTGGGCGCTGCCTCTTCACCGCCGCCCAGCAGACACTCCGGAGCCTTCATCCCCCATCCCAAGCGCGGCGATGGCTGAGtgtcgcggcggcgcttcacgACCGGTGACTGGAAAGGGGGAAGTAGCGGGGGCGGGAGCGACGGGCACAGGATTGACTCCATCTTGTCGTAGTAGACCCATTTCACAGGGCCGAAGGCGGAGGGGaggccgcggcgtgcggcgaggcgcgccctctccttctccttcttaaACTGCTTCCTGAGCGTGTCGATGCGGTTGCGGCAGTGCGTCTCGGAGAAGTACCCCGgggggcggtcggcggcggcggacgcgagGCGAGCGATCTCGAGCCACTCATCGGCGCTAATGCCGCTGCGGCCCGCCCCCGGG contains:
- the LOC120707845 gene encoding trihelix transcription factor ASIL1-like, with product MGDDAAPELETLAAAMVDGAAAAAPPSPSPSPSSPSSSGASPSPSSPRTKRRRTDRDTLGFEFAPRLAPYEVVAPRAGAGPKWTERSTFALLDAWGDRFVRPGAGRSGISADEWLEIARLASAAADRPPGYFSETHCRNRIDTLRKQFKKEKERARLAARRGLPSAFGPVKWVYYDKMESILCPSLPPPLLPPFQSPVVKRRRDTQPSPRLGWGMKAPECLLGGGEEAAPRVTGLVAEFGEPEPQKISAVEGNRDGFMALTESIQKFADVFARIESSKRRHMAEVEQMRRDLQRDLDAKWREILEKARAEIASLSDEDEDEDEDEGGVEEDGVVGDDKILEDVGGEEQNNGAMDASP